CTCCTCGCGCTCCCCGGGTCCGCGCGCGCCAACTCCGTCTTCTCCTCGGGCGGAATCGGCGAGCCCTCGCTCGAGGAGAACGCGCGGCTTCGCGCGCTCGGCGGCGCGGGAGCCGCCGAGCATGGCGCCTCTGACTTCTCGCTCGTGAATCCCGCGTCCATCGCCGAGGCCCAGCATCTCGTCCTCGAGGCCACGCTGCTCGCGGCCCGACGATCCGTCTCGACGGTGAACTACGGCGACGAGAGCGCGAACGAGACGACGTTCCCGTCGGTGCGTCTCGTGGTGCGTCTTCCCGGCTCGTGGATCCTGGGCGGGAGCTTCCTCCACGGAACGAACGGGCAGTTCGGGCTCGAGCGTCCGGAGAGCACGGGGACCCGCTCGCTCGTCGAGGTGGAGGGCCGTGGAGGCATCACGTTCGCGCGCGCCACTCTCGCGAAGCGGCTCGGCCCCGCCCTTCGCGCGGGCGTCGACTTCGAGGTGATCGGAGGGAGCTTCCACGAGGAGTGGGAGCGCGACTTCGCCGATCCCGGGCTCGAGACCGCGCGCGACACGATCGACATCACCTGGGACCGTCTGGGACGCTGGCGCTTCGGCGCGCAGTACGTTCGCCCGCGGTGGGCGATCGGCGCCGCGTACGAGACCGGCCGGCGGCTCACGCTCACCCAGCGCGAGCGCACGGCGGCGTCCGACCTCCGGACCGTGGGAATTCCGCTCCGGATCCCGGACGGCTTCGCGGCCGGCTTCCAGCTCTCGCCCGGAGGCCGCGGACGGATCGTCGGCCAGTACCGGCGCCAGAACTGGGAGGAAGACGCGCTCCCGAGCGATCTCGTCGCCTTCCGGCCCCTCGTCCGCTACTCGCTCGGGTTCGAGCGCGCGGGGAATCCGGGCTCGGGGAGCACGCTCGGGCGGCTGCCGCTCCGGATCGGAGGCACCGTTCTCAACTGGCCGGATCTCCTGCCTCCCGCGGGGCAGCTCGACGTCGTGAACGGCAGCGCCAAGGTGGACGAGTGGGCCGTCTCGATCGGAAGCGGCCTCCGCACGAAGGACGGCGGCGGCGCGATCGACGTCAGCCTCGAGGGAGGCCAGCGCGGAAAGAAGGAGGAGCTGGGCGCGACCGAGACCTTCTTCCGGCTCGGCCTATCCCTGCGCGTGAGCGACGAGACCTGGCGTTAGCGGATCCGGGAGCGCGAGCCCGCGCCTCCCGCGCCCGCTCGAGGCGGGCGCCCCGCATCGGTCGCAGCGCTTGAGGATCCGGAGCCGCTCCGCGTAGTCCGCCACGGTCCCGACGAGCCACGTGTGCGCGAGGAGCGACGGGCACGCGGACCTGGTCTCGCCACGATACGGATGGAGCTGTTCGGGAAGCCCGCTCCATCCTTCCGCGCGCGCCGCGCACCAGAGGAGGAGCGTCCGCGCCGCGTCGAGGTCCTGCGTCTTCCTCGCGACACGGATCGCGTGGGTCGCGAGCCAGAGCGTGGCCGCGATCGAGGGACTTCCCGGCACCTCGGCCAGCTCGCTCCCCACCGAATGGAGCGGATCGCGCTCGTAGCGGGCGATCCCGCCGGTGCCGGTCTTCACCCACAGCGTCTCCCGCACCGCATCCACCGTGGCGCGCACGCGAGCGTCCTCCGGCTCCATCTCGCCCCACAGCCCGAGCGTGAGGAGCGACGCGTCCACCGTCGCGTCCGCGCGGACGCCGCGTCCCTCGCGAGCGACCGAGCGCGCGAAGCGCCCCCACTCGGGAAGGAGCAGATGCCGGGTCATGGATCGCGCGATCCGGTCGGCCGCCCCCGCCCATGCGCGCGCCCGCGCGCTCTCCCCGAGCGCGGCGGCCAGGCGCGCGGCGGCGAGGAGCCCGGCGCGCACCATGGAAGCGTTCGACGCGAAGAGTCCGTGCCGCTCGCCCCAGAGATCGGGACCCGGCGGTAGCTGCGTTTCCGGATCGAGCGTGGAAGCGAGCGTGTCGGCGCCGGCCGTCACGAGGCTCCGGTAGGCGTCTCCCAGGAACTCGGCGTCCCGCTCCCGCTCGAAATGGCGCGCGAGCGCCCAGATCGCGAGCGCGAGGCCGGCCGGATCGAGGCGGCCTCCCGCCGGCGCGCCGGTGGCGTCCGTCTCGGAAGGCAGCAGCCCGTGCTCGGCGGCGACGCGCGCCGCGTGCTCGAGGTAGCGGCGCGTGTGCGCGGTGTAGCCCGCGCGGCCGAGCGCGTCCGCGGCCTGCGCGGCATCGCGGTGGCGGCACACGCGCGCCTCGGAGCGGGCGGGCCGCCCGGAACCCGGCTCCCCGGCGGCATCGGGGGGCTCGACGCCGGAGACGATCGCGCCCTCCGGCATCTGGTGGAGCCGCACCAGGGCGAGGCTCCGGTGATAGAGGGTCAGCACGTCTTCCGGGAGATCGGGGAGGTCGCGCGCTCCCTGGCCGATCCAGAGACTCCAGTAGGACCGCGTGGCTCCGAGCGCTCCGCCGACGCCGGATCCCCGGAGCGACTCCTCGATCGCGCGGGCTCCTCGAACGGAGTCGCTCACGGCGATCCACGTCGAGACGAGGGAGGACGCTCCCGGGGCGAGCGCCATGGCCGCGCCCACGATCGAGTCGACGCGGCCGTGAGCCTGGGAAGGGCCCTCGAGACGCGCGCCAGGGCCCAGCGCCTCGGCGCCTGGCTCCGTGTCCGCGCCGCGCTCGGCGACCTTCCAGATCGGCACCCCCGCGCCGGACGAGGTCTCCAGCCCGATCATGGCGACGCGCCGCCCCGACTGGTGGATCAGCGCGCTCGCGACCGGATCGAGGCGCGCGGTCTCGTTCGGCTCCCCGCCGCCCGCGGGCTGAAGCCGCAGGTCGTGGTGGAAGAGGAGCCTCGCGTCCCGGTGCGAGCCCGAACGGTTCGTGAGCTGCACGCGGCGGATCAGGACGTTCCGGTGCGCGTCGGCGACGATCTCGATCCAGATCTCGAGCGCGAGATCCTCGCTGGCGAGCGCGAGGTCCGCGATCGGCGCGTCGCCGCCGTCTCCGAGCCGGGACTCGAAGCGATCCTCGAGCCAATGAACGGCGCCGTCGATCGCCACCGCGATGCGCGCGGGACGGC
Above is a genomic segment from Candidatus Eisenbacteria bacterium containing:
- a CDS encoding glycoside hydrolase family 15 protein, with product MRVGGEVGRYTLARAILAGNGSLLATSDRFGSLRELYAPFVSPEHQLLRRPARIAVAIDGAVHWLEDRFESRLGDGGDAPIADLALASEDLALEIWIEIVADAHRNVLIRRVQLTNRSGSHRDARLLFHHDLRLQPAGGGEPNETARLDPVASALIHQSGRRVAMIGLETSSGAGVPIWKVAERGADTEPGAEALGPGARLEGPSQAHGRVDSIVGAAMALAPGASSLVSTWIAVSDSVRGARAIEESLRGSGVGGALGATRSYWSLWIGQGARDLPDLPEDVLTLYHRSLALVRLHQMPEGAIVSGVEPPDAAGEPGSGRPARSEARVCRHRDAAQAADALGRAGYTAHTRRYLEHAARVAAEHGLLPSETDATGAPAGGRLDPAGLALAIWALARHFERERDAEFLGDAYRSLVTAGADTLASTLDPETQLPPGPDLWGERHGLFASNASMVRAGLLAAARLAAALGESARARAWAGAADRIARSMTRHLLLPEWGRFARSVAREGRGVRADATVDASLLTLGLWGEMEPEDARVRATVDAVRETLWVKTGTGGIARYERDPLHSVGSELAEVPGSPSIAATLWLATHAIRVARKTQDLDAARTLLLWCAARAEGWSGLPEQLHPYRGETRSACPSLLAHTWLVGTVADYAERLRILKRCDRCGAPASSGRGRRGLALPDPLTPGLVAHAQG